Proteins co-encoded in one Quercus robur chromosome 8, dhQueRobu3.1, whole genome shotgun sequence genomic window:
- the LOC126695026 gene encoding beta-glucuronosyltransferase GlcAT14B-like, whose product MGSLNMEKKWIFPLVISSLICIFLLATTFNMGLVFSLHTINSIISIFPSRIATNQSSSVFAESKVTQSPPPPAGPTIPRFAYLISGSKGDLDKLWRTLHALYHPRNQYVVHLDLESQAEERLELASRVEKEPIFIEVGNVYMITKANMVTYRGPTMVAHTLHACAILLKRNKDWDWFINLSASDYPLVTQDDLLYTFSNLDRNLNFIEHTSQLGWKEDKRAMPLMVDPGLYKTTKSDIFWVNPRRTLPTAFKLFTGSAWMVLSRSFVEYCIWGWDNLPRTLLMYYTNFVSSPEGYFQTVVCNVPDFAKTAVNHDLHYISWDNPPRQHPHTLTLNDTSKMIASSAAFGRKFKTDDPVLDRIDKDLLKRKNGSFTPGAWCSGNPKCSKVGNVNKLKPGKGAQRLHRLVTRLTLAAKLGKNQCK is encoded by the exons ATGGGGTCCCTAAACATGGAGAAGAAGTGGATATTTCCCCTTGTCATAAGCTCTCTCATATGCATATTCCTTCTGGCCACTACCTTCAACATGGGTCTTGTTTTTTCACTACACACAATCAATTcaatcatttcaatttttccTTCTCGCATAGCTACAAATCAATCAAGCTCGGTTTTTGCTGAATCAAAGGTTACACAATCTCCACCCCCTCCTGCTGGCCCAACGATTCCTCGTTTCGCTTATTTGATTTCTGGGTCAAAAGGTGATTTGGATAAGCTTTGGAGAACTCTTCATGCTCTATATCATCCACGGAACCAATATGTTGTTCATTTGGATCTTGAGTCACAGGCAGAGGAGAGGTTGGAACTTGCCTCCCGAGTGGAAAAAGAGCCAATTTTTATTGAGGTTGGGAATGTTTACATGATTACCAAAGCTAATATGGTCACTTACAGAGGACCCACCATGGTTGCTCATACTCTTCATGCTTGTGCCATTCTTCTCAAGAGGAATAAGGATTGGGATTGGTTTATCAATCTTAGTGCCTCTGATTATCCTCTTGTGACACAAGATG ATCTTCTTTACACGTTTTCGAATTTAGATCGAAACCTGAATTTCATTGAGCACACAAGCCAGCTAGGATGGAAAga GGACAAACGTGCAATGCCTTTGATGGTAGATCCTGGACTATACAAGACAACCAAATCAGATATCTTCTGGGTCAATCCTCGGAGAACTTTGCCAACAGCTTTTAAATTATTTACAG GTTCAGCATGGATGGTTCTGTCACGTTCATTCGTAGAGTATTGCATCTGGGGTTGGGATAATTTACCTAGGACCCTTCTCATGTACTACACAAACTTCGTGTCTTCCCCTGAGGGCTACTTTCAGACTGTCGTTTGCAATGTGCCTGATTTTGCTAAGACTGCAGTCAACCATGACTTGCACTACATTTCTTGGGACAACCCCCCCAGACAGCACCCTCACACCCTTACCCTTAATGACACAAGCAAGATGATTGCTAGCAGTGCTGCATTTGGTCGAAAATTCAAAACAGATGACCCAGTCCTGGACAGGATTGATAAGGATCTATTGAAGCGGAAGAATGGGAGCTTCACCCCAGGTGCTTGGTGCTCTGGCAACCCAAAATGTTCCAAGGTTGGGAACGTGAACAAGCTCAAACCAGGCAAGGGAGCTCAAAGGCTTCACCGCCTTGTAACTAGGTTAACATTGGCAGCTAAGTTGGGGAAAAATCAGTGTAAATAG